In the genome of Kluyveromyces marxianus DMKU3-1042 DNA, complete genome, chromosome 1, one region contains:
- the PET18 gene encoding Pet18p codes for MQGTTPSSILWTMLTTDRLLQENKELVDLVAKHTLPLQLCNGTLSDDVLYIYSAQDQKFFITSLRLIALYTSKAPTEKALLRLCKQIGFLMDQENDYFGNCMKLTEREPLKQYVHKTLPKVQNYLDFLNDMPSSRNYQQWVTHMWCAEYVYWRWAHDLPRAENLEWKHQEWIRLHDGDHFEEWCQFLASEVNKYSYEEVSGIFKETLKLEKGFFDACEEAAKATK; via the coding sequence ATGCAAGGCACAACACCGAGCAGCATCCTGTGGACCATGTTAACGACGGATAGATTAttacaagaaaataaagaattAGTAGATTTGGTTGCAAAGCATACGCTACCTCTTCAGCTTTGTAATGGAACCCTTTCTGACGATGTGCTGTATATCTACTCAGCTCAAGATCAGAaattttttattacctCACTTCGTTTAATTGCCTTATATACTTCTAAGGCTCCTACAGAGAAGGCATTGTTACGTCTTTGCAAGCAGATTGGCTTTTTGATGGATCAAGAAAATGATTATTTCGGGAATTGTATGAAACTCACGGAACGTGAACCTCTAAAGCAATATGTTCACAAAACGTTGCCTAAAGTCCAAAATTatcttgatttcttgaatgaTATGCCCTCATCTCGCAATTACCAACAATGGGTGACACATATGTGGTGTGCCGAATACGTTTATTGGAGATGGGCTCATGATCTACCAAGAGCTGAAAATCTCGAATGGAAACATCAAGAGTGGATAAGGCTTCATGATGGTGATCACTTCGAAGAATGGTGTCAATTTCTGGCCTCTGAAGTAAATAAATACTCTTATGAAGAGGTCAGTGGCATCTTTAAAGAAACCTTAAAACTAGAAAAAGGCTTCTTCGATGCATGTGAAGAGGCAGCAAAAGCTACTAAATAA
- the GCD7 gene encoding translation initiation factor eIF2B subunit beta: MSDINVVIDSFIDRLKRKQVVGSYQAALETLQILMRYVSAIRWTSMDDLIVQIKKFGNSLEKAHPYEYTCGNVVRRVLSMIRDEIEEEQNTAEPMISSMFNLLQKPMTDSKVKKTQDTRVDVRQTIVQSIRDLIDEIKNIDDGIQQIAIELIHDKEILLTPTPDSKTVLRFLLKARERHNRNFTVLVTEGFPNNTTVAHEFAKKLSEHDIETIIIPDSAVFALMSRVGKVILGAKTVFTNGGTISSTAGVSSVCECAREFRTPVFAVAGLYKLSPLYPFDVAKMVEIGGSQHVLPTTENDRVGTVALETINPIADYIPPENIDIFITNIGGFAPSFIYRVVWDNYKQEDVSFEDKI, encoded by the coding sequence ATGTCCGACATTAATGTTGTTATCGATTCATTCATTGATAgattaaaaagaaaacaggtTGTTGGTTCTTACCAAGCAGCTTTGGAGACATTACAGATATTAATGCGATATGTCTCAGCAATCAGATGGACTTCAATGGATGATCTAATAGTGCAAATAAAAAAGTTCGGAAATAGCTTAGAAAAGGCACATCCATACGAATATACTTGTGGTAATGTAGTGAGGCGTGTACTATCTATGATTCGAGATGAGATTGAAGAGGAGCAAAACACAGCGGAACCAATGATATCATCCATGTTTAACCTTTTACAGAAGCCAATGACAGATTCGAAAGTAAAAAAGACACAGGATACTCGTGTTGATGTCCGACAAACAATCGTTCAATCGATACGTGATCTCATAGACGAGATTAAGAACATAGATGATGGTATTCAACAAATCGCTATTGAGTTGATTCACGATAAAGAGATTCTACTTACACCAACACCAGACTCGAAAACAGTGCTTCGTTTCTTATTGAAGGCTAGAGAACGCCATAACAGAAACTTCACGGTCCTAGTGACAGAAGGCTTTCCTAATAACACTACCGTAGCTCATGAATTCGCTAAAAAGTTAAGTGAACATGACATCGAGACTATTATTATACCTGATTCAGCAGTGTTTGCTTTAATGTCTCGTGTAGGTAAAGTTATCTTAGGTGCTAAGACTGTCTTCACTAACGGAGGTACCATATCTTCAACAGCAGGCGTATCTTCAGTTTGCGAATGTGCCAGGGAGTTCAGAACGCCAGTTTTCGCAGTTGCTGGTCTCTACAAACTATCTCCACTATACCCATTCGATGTTGCAAAGATGGTGGAGATTGGAGGATCGCAGCATGTTCTACCGACAACAGAAAATGATAGGGTAGGAACTGTTGCGTTGGAAACAATTAATCCTATAGCAGATTATATCCCCCctgaaaatattgatatattcATTACCAATATCGGTGGGTTCGCACCAAGCTTTATTTACCGTGTGGTATGGGATAACTACAAACAAGAGGATGTTAGCTTTGAAGATAAGATATAA